From the Pseudomonas sp. VD-NE ins genome, the window CTGCTGGACTCGATTAAGAAAAGCAAAAATCCCTCCTTGGCTCGATTTGTCTATGCTTTAGGCATTCCTAATGTCGGGGAGGAAACCGCTAAGGTTCTGGCTCGTTCACTTGGTTCACTGGATCGAATTATTCAGGCGTTACCTGAGGTTCTAACCTATCTCCCTGATATTGGATATGAGGCTGCGGACGATATTCATGGTTACTTCCTCGATAAGCGAAATGCTTCGGTGGTTGAGCAGTTGCGCAAGGAGTTGGTCATTGATGAGCCGGGAGAGTTGCACGGAGAGTTGGCATCGAGTGTTTCTTTAGCGAGTTTGATAGAGAAACTGCATATAAGCTCTATTGGGGCTACTGCAGCAGAAAAGCTTGATAAGAAGTTTTCTGGAGAACTGGGCAGTTTGCTAGAGGCTGATTGGCTGCTGCTTGGAACTGTTCTCACATCTGCACAGGTTAAAAATGTTCGTGCGTTCTTTGAAGAGGACGAGAACAAAAGTAAGGCGCTGGCAATTGAAAGTCAGCTGCGGGCTTTCGGTATGCATTGGGCATTGCAAAAAAAGGAGGCAGTTGCACTCCCTGAGGACGGAAATACCTGGGTGTTGACTGGGACGTTAGAGTTGATGACCCGTGACGTCGCCAAGGAACACTTGGAAAGTCTCGGCGCCAAGGTTGCCGGTTCGGTGTCGGCGAAGACTCATTGCGTGGTTGCGGGCCCCGGTGCCGGTTCCAAATTGACCAAGGCCAATGAGCTGGGCGTGAAAGTGATGGACGAAGAAACCTTCATCGCCTTCCTCAAAACCCATGGCCTGAACGTTTGATCGTTCCCACGCTCCCGCGTGGGATGCCACCCCGGACGCTCCGCGTCCGTTGTGATGCAGAGCGTCAATGAATGCATTCCCACGCAGAGCGGTGGAACGATCAACCCGCAAGAATGATCTAGTCTTGGCAAGCCCCAGGGAGAGATCGCCATGCACCGCTTTTTCGAGCAGCTCAGTTCCCGCATCATCGCGCCGTTCGTGGGCGAATCCTCACGCAACAGCAAAGTCTGGCCGTGCCGCTGCGGCCAGTCGCTGTTCTTTCGCAACAGCCAGTGCCTGGCCTGTAACGCTTTGCTCGGTTATCAACCGGAAGAAAGTCGCCTGACTTCGCTGCAGCCGGGGCCGTACGAGGGCACCTGGACGCTCGACGCCGACCCCGACTCGGGATTGTTCCGCCGCTGCGCCAACCTCGACACGCCTGCCGCGTGCAACTGGCTGTTGCCGGCCAACGATCACGACAGCCTGTGCGTCGCTTGCAGCCTCAACCACACAATCCCTGACTTGTCCGATCCAGACAACCCCGAGCGCTGGCGCAAAGTCGAAATCGCCAAGCGTCGCCTCGTCGCGCAACTGATCACCCTTGGCCTGCAAGTCATCCCGAAAACCGTGGATGAAGACACCGGGCTGGCCTTCGATTTCATCGGCGTCGACCTCGAAGGCAACGCGCCGATGACCGGCCACGCCAACGGCCTGATCACCCTCGACATCAAAGAAGCTGACGATGCCCACCGTGAGCAGGTGAGGGCGGCGATGCATGAACCCTACCGCACACTGCTCGGGCATTTTCGTCATGAGGTCGGCCATTATTACTGGGATCGCCTGATCGCCAACGGCCCCTGGCTCGATTCATTCCGCAGCCTGTTCGGCGACGAACGCGCCAGTTACGCCGAGGCGCTTGATCGTCACTATCAGCAAGGCGCACCGCTGGACTGGCCGCAGCACTACGTCAGTGCCTACGCAACCATGCACCCGTGGGAAGACTGGGCGGAAACCTGGGCGCATTACCTGCACATGATGGACGCCGTGGACACGGCGTTGGGTTTTGGCATGAGCGCACGGGAAATGGATTTCGACTACCAGCCGTTTCCGACCAGCACGCTGTACGACCCGGAGCATCCCGGTGGCGAGGCGTTTCTGTCATTCGTCAACGCGTGGATTGAACTGGCCGGGATGCTCAACGAATTGTCACGGAGCATGGGCCAGCCGGATTTCTACCCGTTCGTGCTGCCGGCGGCGGCGATTGCCAAGTTGCACTTCATTCACCTGGTGATCCAGCAGGCGGGCGGCAGGGCGGACGAGGTTCTGGCCCTGTAGGCGCTGCCGCAGGCTGCGATCTTTATGTCCTTGAACCCGTTCATATTTTTAATCTGCAACCAACGGTTGTAACTTCGTCTCAGATAGGTACAATGGCGCGGCTCGCCGACAGGCAAGCGTCGTTATGGTGACCCCATCGGTCCCCCCGCAACGATTACCCGTGAACCTGGTCAGAGCCGGAAGGCAGCAGCCACAGCGGGAACATTGTGTGCCGGGGTGTGGCTGGTGGGGTTACCACCTTAACGAACAATCAAACGCTTCAAACAGAACTGCATGGGTTTCGCCCACTGCGGTTTTTTTGTGTCTGCGATTTGGCCAGCCCACACAAATCCGCCTGTTGAAGATGATCCTGTGGGAGCTGGCTTGCCAGCGATAGCGGTGGGTCAGGTTCATCTATTTCACTGAAAATCCGCAATCGCTGGCAAGCCAGCTCCCACAAGGTTATGGGGTGTTGTCGGAGTGGCCGGTATACAGCCGGATAATCTCATCAATCTCCCCCGACATTTTCATCCGCAACAACGTGCGCAATATCCGCTGCACCGGCACCTTCGGATCATTCCTCACATAACAACCGACTTTCTGCTCCTGCAACACGGCGACACCTTGCAGTTGCTGCTCAGGCATCAATCGCTGGTTAAACCAGTCCAGCGTCCACTGATTACTCACCGCATAGCGATAACGCCCGGCCAGCAGCTTTTCCAACACCTGCTCCTGATTGCGCGCATCTTCGCGTTGCAGTCGATCAGCATCGAACAGCGGTTGCAGGGTCGGGTAGGTGTAGCCCAGAACGGTGCCGATGGATTGGCGGGACAGGTGCGTGGGGTCTGCGCTGGCAGGTTGATCCTTGCGGCTGATCAATAGATCGCGCTGGAAGAACAACGGCAGACTCCAGATGTAATCCCCCGACTGATTCGGCAGCCATGACTGCGCGGCATAGCAGCGCACGTCGATCTCGCCGTGTTCCATGGCGCCTTGGACCCGGGCGCGGGGCAGAACGTGAAACTCGGCCGGTACGCCGACCTGCGTGGCCAGGCTGAGCATCAGATCGTAGAGGATGCCCTGCGTCGGACGCCCGCGTTCGTATTGCACCATCGGCATCGCCCAGCTGTCGGGCATGGCGAAGCGCAACGGGGTTTCCGCTGCCGTCACATTCAGGCTGATTCCCAGCAACGCCCCCACGGCCCACCGCATAAACGCTCCGGTAATTCCCGATCCTGAGCCGATAAAAGCCTCTGCTGATGCAGCTTAGCCATATTAGACGAGGACACCGGATGCAATTTTGCCCTTGCTCCGCTAGCATTAGCCGCTTCAGCTTCCTTCGTTGCGACGGTTTTCGATGAGTTATCAGGTTCTTGCACGTAAATGGCGTCCGCGCTCGTTCCGCGAAATGGTCGGCCAGACCCATGTGCTCAAGGCTCTGATCAATGCCTTGGACAGCCAGCGGCTGCACCACGCGTACCTGTTTACCGGTACGCGCGGGGTGGGTAAAACCACGATTGCGCGGATCATTGCCAAATGCCTGAACTGTGAGACAGGTATCACGTCCAGCCCGTGCGGCGAGTGCTCGGTGTGCCGTGAAATCGACGAAGGTCGCTTTGTCGACCTGATCGAGATCGACGCCGCGAGCCGTACCAAGGTCGAAGACACCCGTGAACTGCTCGACAACGTGCAGTACGCCCCGAGCCGTGGGCGCTTCAAGGTCTACCTGATCGACGAAGTGCACATGCTTTCCAGCCATTCCTTCAATGCGCTGCTGAAAACCCTCGAAGAGCCACCGCCGTACGTCAAGTTCATCCTCGCGACCACTGACCCGCAGAAACTTCCGGCAACGATTTTGTCGCGCTGCCTGCAGTTCTCGCTGAAGAACATGACGCCGGAGCGCGTGGTCGAGCATTTGACCCACGTCCTGACCGCCGAAAACGTGCCGTTCGAAGACGATGCACTGTGGCTGCTCGGTCGCGCTGCTGACGGTTCGATGCGGGACGCCATGAGCCTGACCGATCAGGCGATTGCCTTCGGTGAAGGCAAGGTGCTCGCCACCGACGTGCGGGCGATGCTCGGTACGCTGGATCACGGTCAGGTCTATGACGTTCTGCATTCCTTGATCGAAGGCGACGCCAAGGCGTTGCTCGAGGGCGTACGTCATCTGGCCGAGCAAGGCCCGGACTGGAACGGCGTGCTCTCGGAAATTCTCAACGTGCTGCACCGCGTGGCCATCGCTCAGGCGTTGCCGGAAGGCGTCGACAATGGCCATGGCGACCGTGATCGCGTGCTGGCATTGGCGCAGGCCTTGCCGGCCGAAGACGTGCAGTTCTATTACCAGATGGGCCTGATCGGCCGCCGCGATTTACCGCTGGCGCCGGATCCGCGCGGTGGTTTTGAAATGGTCTTGCTGCGGATGCTGGCCTTCCGGCCGGCAGATACCGCGGACGCCCCGAGGCAACCGCTAAAGCCAGTGGGGATCAGCCAGGCCACAGTTGATTCCGCAAACTCCGTGGCTGCCGCGCCTAAACCTGCGCCGGTAGTTGCTGCGGCTGTTGCGCCGGCTCCCGTTCCGGCACCTGTGGCAGCACCGGCTCCCGAGCCTGCGCCGGTTGCGCCCGTTGCCGCAGCAGAACCTGAACCCGCACCTGTCGTTGCCGAAGCCGTCGTCGACTTGCCGTGGAATGACCCGGTAGAGCCCGAGGCGGAGCCAGAGCCCGAACCAGCGCAGCAACCCGCGGTCGAGCCGGTGCTGGAAACCACCGCCGAGCAACCCGAGTTGCCGCCGATGCCGCTGCCGACCCCGGACAGCGTCGTTCCGGAGGCTCCAGAATGGGCTGCCGCACCGATTCCCGAGCCGTCGGTCGCCGATGTCGATGCCGCCACCCCGGGCATGGACATGGACGACGAGCCGCCGCTGGACGAGGATTACATCGAGCCGGACATGGACTCGGCGTACAGCTACCTCGACGAACTGGCCAGTGAGCACGCCGCCGAGCCGGCCCCGGAACCCGAGCCAGAGCCTGCTGCCGCGCCGGCCACCGGTCTGGCGTTGCAATGGCTGGAGCTGTTCCCGAAACTGCCGATCTCCGGCATGACCGGCAGCATCGCCGCCAACTGCACGTTGATTGCGGTCGATGGCGACCATTGGCTGATGCACCTCGATCCGGCGCACAGCGCACTGTTCAACGCCACGCAGCAACGGCGTCTGAACGATGCGTTGAACCAGTACCACGGTCGCACGCTGAGCCTGACCATCGAGCTGATCAAGCCCGAGCAGGAAACCCCGGCCCAGGCCGCGTCCCGCCGCCGGGCCAACCGTCAGCGCGAGGCGGAGGAATCGATTCACGGTGATCCGTTCATCCAGCAGATGGTTCAGCAGTTCGGCGCGGTGGTGCGACACGATACTATTGAACCTGTCGATGCCTTGGTCGCCCAAGGCTAATAACTGAAGGTGCCCGGCCTCGCTGGCCGGGCGCTGTTTTGATCCAAGTACTTTGAGGTGATTCCCATGATGAAAGGTGGCATGGCCGGCCTGATGAAGCAGGCGCAGCAGATGCAGGAAAAAATGGCCAAGATGCAGGAAGAACTGGCCAACGCCGAAGTCACCGGTAAGGCCGGCGGCGACATGGTCACCGTAGTGATGACCGGTCGTCACGACGTGAAGAGCGTGAGCATTGACCCGAGCCTGGTTGAAGGCATGAGCGAAGATGACAAAGAAATGCTGGAAGCGGTCATTGCTTCCGCCGTCAACGACGCAGTGCGCAAGATCGAAAAGAACAGCCAGGACAAAATGGGCAACATGACCGCCGGCATGAACCTGCCAGCCGGTATGAAACTGCCATTCTGATTCGCCAATCGGCGGCAGATGAGCTACACAAAATGCCAGGCCTTGCGCTTGGCATTTTTGTTTCTGACTCTTGGAGGTGTGGTGTCTTTGAGGTCGCCTTCGCGAGCAGGCTCGCTCCCACATTTGAAATGCATTCCCCTGTGGGAGCGAGCCTGCTCGCGAATGAACTCACCTCGGTACAATTGAAGAAACATCGAACACACCAAAGCCACAACGGTCTGCTCCCTATACCCGCTGAATTCACCATTCACAGGAGACGCTGACATGTCCGACCCTCTCACCCTCAACCAACGCTTCGTTCTCGCCTCTCGCCCGGTCGGTGCGCCGACCCCGGAAAACTTCCGCCTCGAACGTGAAGCCTTGCCGGATCTGCAGGACGGCGAGGTATTGTTGAAAACCCTCTATCTGTCCCTCGATCCCTACATGCGCGGGCGCATGAGCGACGCACCGTCCTACGCCGCGCCGGTACAGATCGGCGAAGTGATGACCGGTGGCGCGGTCAGCCGTGTCGAGGACTCACGTCATCCGAAGTTTCATAAAGGCGATCTGGTGGTCGGCGCCACCGGTTGGCAGAGCCACAGCATCAGCGACGGCCGCAATATCATTCCGATCCCGGCCGGGCTGCCGAGCCCGTCGATGGCCCTGGGTGTGTTGGGCATGCCAGGCATGACCGCGTACATGGGTTTGATGGACATCGGTCAGCCTAAAGAAGGCGAAACGCTAGTCGTAGCCGCTGCATCCGGCGCGGTGGGTTCGGTGGTAGGCCAGGTCGCGAAAATCAAAGGCCTGCGCGCGGTCGGCGTGGCCGGCGGTGCCGAGAAGTGCAAATACGTGGTCGAAGAACTGGGCTTTGATGCCTGCATCGATCACAAAGCGTCCGATTTTGCTGAGCAATTGGCCAAGGCCTGTCCCGATGGCATCGACATCTATTATGAGAACGTCGGTGGTCATGTGTTCGATGCAGTGGTGCCATTGCTCAACCCCAAGGCGCGCATTCCGCTGTGCGGTCTGATCGCCGGTTACAACGCCTCCGAAGCGCCGCAAGGCCCGGATCGTCTGCCGATGCTGCAACGCACACTGCTGACCAAGCGCGTGCGGATTCAGGGCTTCATCGTGTTCGACGACTACGGTGATCGGCAGCCGGAATTCATCAGCCACATGGTGCCGTGGGTGCGCGACGGCAAGGTCAAATTCCGCGAGGACGTGGTGGAAGGCCTGGAGCAGGCGCCCGAGGCGTTTATCGGTCTGCTCGAGGGGCGCAACTTCGGCAAACTGGTGGTGAAGGTCGCCCAGGACTGAGTATTTGACGCTGGCCAGAGGCGCGGGTATAAACCGCGTCTCGTTGTTTTGTCGGACTTTTTACCCATGAGCTTCAGCCCTTTGATTCGCCAACTGATCGACGCCTTGCGCACCTTGCCGGGCGTGGGTCAGAAAACCGCCCAGCGCATGGCGTTGCAGATGCTCGAGCGTGACCGCAGCGGCGGTTTGCGTCTGGCCCAGGCCCTCAGCCAGGCCATGGAAGGGGTCGGTCACTGCCGCCAGTGCCGCACGCTGACCGAAGACGATCTGTGCCCGCAATGCGCCGATACCCGCCGTGACGACACGCTGCTGTGCGTGGTCGAAGGGCCAATGGATGTCTATGCGGTCGAGCAGACCGGTTTCCGTGGGCGTTACTTTGTGCTCAAGGGGCATTTGTCGCCGCTCGATGGCCTCGGGCCTGAGGCGATCGGCATTCCGCAATTGATGACGCGGATTGAAGAGGCGGGAACGTTTACCGAAGTCATCCTCGCGACCAACCCGACCGTGGAAGGTGAAGCGACGGCGCATTACATCGCGCAGTTGCTGAGCAACAAGGGTCTGATCGCTTCGCGGATCGCTCACGGCGTGCCGTTGGGCGGTGAACTGGAACTGGTCGATGGCGGCACCCTGGCGCATTCGTTTGCCGGGCGTAAACCGATTTCCCTCTAATTCTGTATCGCCTGTTCTGGCCTCATCGCTGGCAAGCCAGCTCCCACAGTGATTTCGGTCGTTCACAAATGTTGTGTACCACCAAAGATATCTGTGGGAGCTGGCTTGCCAGCGATGGCCGCACTGCGGTCTGTCTGATTCACACAATTGAGTTGTAAACCAAGCAAGCGCTCGGTTAAGTTCGGTGAACCCTTCCGTGGAGCTCGCCCATGCCGGCCTTTCAGGAATACTTCGA encodes:
- a CDS encoding transporter substrate-binding domain-containing protein, whose translation is MRWAVGALLGISLNVTAAETPLRFAMPDSWAMPMVQYERGRPTQGILYDLMLSLATQVGVPAEFHVLPRARVQGAMEHGEIDVRCYAAQSWLPNQSGDYIWSLPLFFQRDLLISRKDQPASADPTHLSRQSIGTVLGYTYPTLQPLFDADRLQREDARNQEQVLEKLLAGRYRYAVSNQWTLDWFNQRLMPEQQLQGVAVLQEQKVGCYVRNDPKVPVQRILRTLLRMKMSGEIDEIIRLYTGHSDNTP
- the dnaX gene encoding DNA polymerase III subunit gamma/tau, with product MSYQVLARKWRPRSFREMVGQTHVLKALINALDSQRLHHAYLFTGTRGVGKTTIARIIAKCLNCETGITSSPCGECSVCREIDEGRFVDLIEIDAASRTKVEDTRELLDNVQYAPSRGRFKVYLIDEVHMLSSHSFNALLKTLEEPPPYVKFILATTDPQKLPATILSRCLQFSLKNMTPERVVEHLTHVLTAENVPFEDDALWLLGRAADGSMRDAMSLTDQAIAFGEGKVLATDVRAMLGTLDHGQVYDVLHSLIEGDAKALLEGVRHLAEQGPDWNGVLSEILNVLHRVAIAQALPEGVDNGHGDRDRVLALAQALPAEDVQFYYQMGLIGRRDLPLAPDPRGGFEMVLLRMLAFRPADTADAPRQPLKPVGISQATVDSANSVAAAPKPAPVVAAAVAPAPVPAPVAAPAPEPAPVAPVAAAEPEPAPVVAEAVVDLPWNDPVEPEAEPEPEPAQQPAVEPVLETTAEQPELPPMPLPTPDSVVPEAPEWAAAPIPEPSVADVDAATPGMDMDDEPPLDEDYIEPDMDSAYSYLDELASEHAAEPAPEPEPEPAAAPATGLALQWLELFPKLPISGMTGSIAANCTLIAVDGDHWLMHLDPAHSALFNATQQRRLNDALNQYHGRTLSLTIELIKPEQETPAQAASRRRANRQREAEESIHGDPFIQQMVQQFGAVVRHDTIEPVDALVAQG
- a CDS encoding YbaB/EbfC family nucleoid-associated protein, whose product is MMKGGMAGLMKQAQQMQEKMAKMQEELANAEVTGKAGGDMVTVVMTGRHDVKSVSIDPSLVEGMSEDDKEMLEAVIASAVNDAVRKIEKNSQDKMGNMTAGMNLPAGMKLPF
- a CDS encoding putative zinc-binding metallopeptidase; this encodes MHRFFEQLSSRIIAPFVGESSRNSKVWPCRCGQSLFFRNSQCLACNALLGYQPEESRLTSLQPGPYEGTWTLDADPDSGLFRRCANLDTPAACNWLLPANDHDSLCVACSLNHTIPDLSDPDNPERWRKVEIAKRRLVAQLITLGLQVIPKTVDEDTGLAFDFIGVDLEGNAPMTGHANGLITLDIKEADDAHREQVRAAMHEPYRTLLGHFRHEVGHYYWDRLIANGPWLDSFRSLFGDERASYAEALDRHYQQGAPLDWPQHYVSAYATMHPWEDWAETWAHYLHMMDAVDTALGFGMSAREMDFDYQPFPTSTLYDPEHPGGEAFLSFVNAWIELAGMLNELSRSMGQPDFYPFVLPAAAIAKLHFIHLVIQQAGGRADEVLAL
- a CDS encoding NADP-dependent oxidoreductase gives rise to the protein MSDPLTLNQRFVLASRPVGAPTPENFRLEREALPDLQDGEVLLKTLYLSLDPYMRGRMSDAPSYAAPVQIGEVMTGGAVSRVEDSRHPKFHKGDLVVGATGWQSHSISDGRNIIPIPAGLPSPSMALGVLGMPGMTAYMGLMDIGQPKEGETLVVAAASGAVGSVVGQVAKIKGLRAVGVAGGAEKCKYVVEELGFDACIDHKASDFAEQLAKACPDGIDIYYENVGGHVFDAVVPLLNPKARIPLCGLIAGYNASEAPQGPDRLPMLQRTLLTKRVRIQGFIVFDDYGDRQPEFISHMVPWVRDGKVKFREDVVEGLEQAPEAFIGLLEGRNFGKLVVKVAQD
- the recR gene encoding recombination mediator RecR, with product MSFSPLIRQLIDALRTLPGVGQKTAQRMALQMLERDRSGGLRLAQALSQAMEGVGHCRQCRTLTEDDLCPQCADTRRDDTLLCVVEGPMDVYAVEQTGFRGRYFVLKGHLSPLDGLGPEAIGIPQLMTRIEEAGTFTEVILATNPTVEGEATAHYIAQLLSNKGLIASRIAHGVPLGGELELVDGGTLAHSFAGRKPISL